The genomic region TTTAATGATCTTGAGATATCAATTTTCTTCAAATtcgaataattaaataaaattataaaattcaatTCTTGAGATTTAATTTGGCTACTATTGATTTGAACTTTGATATGTAGATGTAATCATAATCTTTAAGCTTAATAAACTAATGCAATATAGAAGTATCTTTTAGTATAAAAATGAAGAGATCTCTctcataaataaatattattaatacaGAGCCACATGAGCCCTGGAAAGCTACACCAACAACATGAATATCAACTGGAACTGCTCCAACTAGAAAGAATGTCAGAATCAGCTAAAGTAAAAAATGGGGGAAAAAATCATTTATGGTACAACGATTTGCCCTTCCTTAGCCGAACCTCGAGCTCAAGGATATGTATTATATTTATACCCATTTCTCTCATCGCGCCTAATATTCCTGAACGCACAGCACCCCACGGAATAAACCACAACGAGAGCAATGAGCATCACAATATTGATAACACCAATCTTTCGCCAGTCGTGCTTCAAGTTTGCCAGCACACCTGCCTTGCACGAATTACAATTATAACACAGTTCATCCTGCTCATTACTCCATTTGCTACACTCCATGTCTGTTGAATTGCTTGCTGTTGAAGTCCAATAAGTGGCGTTCACATACACAAAGCCGCACGAGGTTGGAGGCTTGCAACAACCCGACTGCAAAATTCGATTTGTCACATGTTATAAGCACACAAAGACATCAAAACGCTAGTATTCATGAGATGAGAGAGACAGGGAGCTCAAATACTCCAGAGCCAACAATGTTTATGATAAAAACGAGATTTTTGGCCTAAATTACCTGAATTGGGGATAAATTCTTTTTGTAGAACTGCTCTGCAACTTCGTTGACCGAATCATCGGCGAGGCTTTTGCACACTTTGGCGTCCTGAAGGCAGCTTTTGATTTTGTTCCAGTTGCTGCTCTTCTCCACTCTCTTCTGCAACCAGTTTGAGTAGTCCCCCAGCTTGTATTCTTTGTACCCTTTTCCTGAAACTGTCTCCCCGGCGCCCTTGTTGGTGACTACGAAGGCGAAGACAGTGAAGCAGAACAAGAGCACAATGAGAATAAACATGACGGCCACGTAAAACCAGAGCAGCCATTTTACTCTGCAACAGGCGCCCACAAAGCCGACGAGAGAGACGATCATAAGAAAAGCTCCAATGGCGATGACAGGCCACTGAAGAAACTTCTCACAATCACTGTCCGCCTTTGTTGCGAGCCATATTCCTCCGCCCAAGATAGGGATGGACAGCACAAATGTCGCAAAATTTAGTAATCCGATGATGTTGTTGCTGAAACGAACCATTCTCAAATCTCTTTCAACCAAGAAAAAGGATAAAACTAAAATTGGAACTCAAGCAGAAGAATGTATTGTAATTCTGGAAATCGAATGGGAGCGCCGGGGTCTTATAAAGCAGAGCAAAGGGCGGTGAGTAGAAAAAATTTCGGCATGTTTGGTTGTGTTCCTGAGCGCGTTCGCCGTGAGAGAGTTGGTATATTTCCGTGTATTCGTTATACAGCTGTTAAATTCATTGATTTATTGTGATTTATATTTCACACTTACAGGAAAAGCTGTTGTAATGGGCAATAGTTTGATCCTCTACCATACCTGCTATTTTGATATAATCTATAGTTTTATTCAAtattaaaagaaaaacttgttaATCTGGAAAGGCATTTGATAATTGTATATGGGTATGAAAAATcagtttataaaaatttaaaaatagtaaatactatttatttaaatatatattttataaattcaaAAATTCATATAgatttttctatttaaaattaaaaaatctttttttttaagtTTCATTCTCATGAAAATCTATTAAAAAACAAATGAGATTGAGAATCAAATTTCATTATTTTTgttatataattaatatttaaattcaattttatcTTAAAGAATACTTTTTAATCTAAGAATATTCTTTAAGTATCTTAACAatagtttaataattaaatattgaaaagtGAGAAATAAAACAACATTTAATTGatataaataagtttttttttttttttttgaagacacTCAATCTCATCTCAACATTTTTTACACAGGGACATACTTTTTAATCTAAGAATATTCTTTAATTATCTTaacaatattttaataattaaaaattgaaaaatgagaaATAAAACAACATTTAATTGATATAAataagtttgtttgtttttaaaGACACTCAATCTCATCTCAACATTTTTTACACACggacatatgcatatacatacatacatacatataacttTTTAAGAATTAATTTTATTGTCCATCTTTTCTAAAATTTATAATCAGATTTTGGCTGATTTATCTTCCTTGTTTTCTTGCCTTGAGGTGACTAAGTACATGTTTTGTGAAATTTAGCATAATGTGAGTATTTAAAGACATCAATCAGAATTTATTTTATATATCAAGAATTCACAAGTGCTTTCTCATCTTAACacattaaaaagaacaatcaataaaGAAACATCTAGAATCAATACATTAAACAAAGTAAGACATTGGTGCGCATCATTCTAGGGCTCTTGTTTGTTATCACAAATTATCAAAGGTTGACCTAAGAGAATATAACCTCTCTCTCATGACATAATGATAGTCCTTTAAAGATATTTTTAAATATCACAAAAGATTAAAGCAAAAAAAACATTAGCTAGGTGAATTACAAACCAAAATTATACACTACACAAGGTTGAATATGAATTAGAGAATGATTATGAATTTGATCTCTAATAAAGCACAGATCTACTGTAGCTTTCCAAATATTCCACTACCAAAGAGATCATTCCATGAGCACATACCAATATAATTTCAAAATCTTCAATAAAAGCAATAACCGGTTAGTCATAGAGCTAAGAAATGTCCTCCATTACCTTCCTAAAATAATTGTTGCAATAATCCAATTTATCAAATCCTAACCATCGTTAATTAATTTATGATTATTTGTGTAACTTAAATGGTTGCATTTGTATGTAATTGGCCCAAATTCAAGTTAACCCCTCCAATCTTACATGACTTAATTTTCTCCTAGGGCTTCTCATCACCATGTTGTGGTTTTTAAATATATAGTTT from Cryptomeria japonica chromosome 3, Sugi_1.0, whole genome shotgun sequence harbors:
- the LOC131063888 gene encoding tetraspanin-8, with the translated sequence MVRFSNNIIGLLNFATFVLSIPILGGGIWLATKADSDCEKFLQWPVIAIGAFLMIVSLVGFVGACCRVKWLLWFYVAVMFILIVLLFCFTVFAFVVTNKGAGETVSGKGYKEYKLGDYSNWLQKRVEKSSNWNKIKSCLQDAKVCKSLADDSVNEVAEQFYKKNLSPIQSGCCKPPTSCGFVYVNATYWTSTASNSTDMECSKWSNEQDELCYNCNSCKAGVLANLKHDWRKIGVINIVMLIALVVVYSVGCCAFRNIRRDERNGYKYNTYP